A part of Desulfobacter sp. genomic DNA contains:
- a CDS encoding DUF3380 domain-containing protein: protein MDFKSKKADQPITEDAFAHAAEDLACDIAAIKAVAEVESRGDGFLDDGRPKILFERHKFRNITRGRYNGSHPEISGPPGNYSGGAKEYERLEQAMALDREAALLSASWGKFQIMGFNHQVCGFNDIEAFVAAMVESENSHLEAFVGFVEANHLDRHLRALDWARFARGYNGPAYRKNNYHVKIAQAYEKYASQAPADPGSPVPETPSEFRISSVGDLQTALDDLGISPGIIDNKMGPDTRSAIEAFQRFARLPVTGAFDAPVRAAVQAAYHMRRKLLSPNG from the coding sequence ATGGATTTCAAAAGCAAAAAAGCGGATCAGCCCATCACGGAAGATGCATTTGCCCATGCCGCAGAGGACCTGGCCTGCGACATTGCCGCCATCAAGGCTGTAGCAGAAGTGGAATCCAGGGGAGACGGTTTTCTGGATGACGGCCGCCCCAAAATATTGTTCGAACGGCATAAATTCCGGAACATCACACGGGGCAGGTACAACGGCAGCCACCCGGAAATCAGCGGTCCTCCGGGCAACTACAGCGGGGGGGCAAAAGAGTACGAGCGGCTTGAGCAGGCCATGGCGCTTGACCGTGAAGCAGCCCTGCTCTCCGCTTCTTGGGGGAAATTCCAGATCATGGGATTCAACCACCAGGTCTGCGGATTCAATGATATCGAGGCCTTTGTCGCGGCCATGGTCGAATCCGAAAACAGCCACCTTGAAGCATTTGTGGGATTTGTGGAAGCCAATCATCTGGACCGGCACCTGCGTGCCCTGGACTGGGCCAGATTCGCCAGGGGATACAATGGTCCCGCCTACCGAAAAAACAACTATCATGTCAAAATAGCCCAGGCATATGAAAAATACGCCAGCCAGGCCCCGGCCGATCCCGGCAGTCCGGTCCCGGAAACGCCCTCTGAATTCAGGATATCATCCGTGGGGGACCTGCAGACGGCATTGGACGATCTGGGCATCTCCCCGGGTATTATCGACAACAAGATGGGCCCGGACACCCGGTCAGCCATTGAAGCCTTCCAGCGGTTTGCCCGCCTGCCCGTAACGGGTGCCTTTGACGCCCCGGTCAGGGCAGCGGTCCAGGCCGCGTACCATATGCGCAGAAAACTGCTGTCTCCAAACGGATAA